gtttttttggggatgTGGCTAGCATGttgggagaaaaaggcgcacaTTGCTGATTAAAATTGCTGTCTGTGTTTATTGTAGGCAGGAAGCGATGGAGAGAGCATTGGAAACTGTCCCTTCTCCCAGCGGCTCTTTATGATCCTGTGGCTTAAAGGCGTCGTCTTCAACGTCACCACTGTGGACCTTAAGAGGTGCATCCATTCTCTCTGTTTTGTGCTTCTTTGTAGTTACGTACAATGTGTCACACATTCGATGCATATAAATTTATTTCGAAAATGACTGAACTCACCCGAACTCTATTTATATGCTGTAGCATTTTCACAACAaccacagctgtaacaaagttctGCACTTAAAACGAAAGACAATTAAAATGGGAATAATCATATGATCATAactaaatgaaatattttcaaattaaaatatgcTCCAGATTCCTTTACATTGTCAATCTCACATACAGAAGGTTCAGTGTTTCATTCCCTTttgttggacatttttttgttggtgaGAGAGAAAGAACAAGTACTGTATAATGTCTCCATTGACCAGGATGAGGGGGCTGGGATTATGGCTCTGTCAATCACATTGTACATCCCAAGTATTCcaatttgtcatttgtcagtTACTTGCCATGTGCTATTATGAATAGGTCCAAAATGATTTGGAAAGGAGCAAGCAAATAGGTACAGTTTGACTTGAAAGTATCATAGCTTGTCAGTGGTTGACAAGATTTGGACTCTACCCACTAATCGCGAATCGGCATTTGTTGATGTCATTGCATCTTcctcagtgtaaaaaaaaaatggcttcaaacATGTATGACAGTCGGGGCAGCTCCGCCAGCTCAACGGGTGCGGTTGGCTAGCCAGCATGGCAAAACATTGTGCATATACAGTGGTATCTAAATTTATGAACCTACTGTAATTGATTCGGTGATCCCGTTTGGAACTTGAAACGTTTGTAAATCGAGGTAAAtttttccattgaaatgaatggaaatgtaattAATCTGTCCCAGCCCCAATTTGTAGtatgttgttctttttccatattacagtatatgttgtggagtttgcatgttctccccgggcctgcgtgagttttctccgggtgctccggtttcctcccacattccaaaaacatgcatggcaggctgattgaacactctaaattgtccctaggtgtgtgtgtgggcgtggatggttgttcgtctctgtgtgccctgcgattggctggcaactgattcagggtgtcctccgcctactgcccgaagacggctgggataggctccagcaccccccgcgaccctagtgaggatcaagcggttcggaaaatggatggatggagtataTGTTGTATATTGATTATGCGATTTCCATATGATCCGATGAGTCAGTCAACTCATCGCGACTACTGTTGGCGATGAGTTGACTCACGAAATAGTTGTTTCTGGCAGCGTAATGTCACCCTGTCAATAAAACTGTCACTACATTATTGCGTATGAGAGTAGTAGTAAAGTGTTAAATACGAGTGGGTGATATgagctaaatacaacaaaagcaaaactcaAATAATAATTTGACGATATTCTACCAGAACAAGAATGGATGGGCAGCATTTCTGAACAGCTcttgtttatattttaaaatgtcttcataCATCTGTAAAACATTGTGCAGCAAAATTCTCTGACAATATTTAACAATGAACTACTTCAAATTGCATTTAGGCTACATAGGgtgttttcattgatttttgtgaatatttctggAAATAATTTCACAATATGTTAATGTGGATggtgtttggagtttgcactgTGCATTGGTATACAACTGGACAGCATCATAATGGGAGCTGTGTCTAATGTTTTCGTTACCCCAATGAGTTACATCATCAATGTACCGCATCTCATTTCAAATACCAGGAGAAATTATTGGGCGTGCTTTAGGAAATAATCTAATATCATTCAATTGatcaaaaaatgatttgtaatcattttttctttgttcctCTTTCTATGCCAGTTACGCATAATGGCAGGCAGAAATAATTACCATAATGGcccttccactagatggcagaatatACAATTCAACTGCGTATTCATCTAATGCCATTCACACACCCGAATAATATCTTTGCTGTTCAACTTAACAGGCTTAACAACTTCTCTCGACAAGTTTGTGTGTATTGCAACAAAGTCATCATTTTTTCAGTGTACATATAATTTGGCAACTTTTGTTTAGTCATGTGCTGGCAGATTATtctaatgggaaaaaaaggtgtCTGAAGTGGTCATAATGTTGTGGCTTGTTGACGTAATTCCTCAGTAATCTTCAGGAGCTGTGGAACACTTTGATCCAGCCCCACCCGTGGCACGCTCACTGTCTCCCCACTGTTTGGTTTTCCCATGACCCTTTCCCAGCCTGGAGAAAATTTGAGAAAATATACACTCCGGCTCGTTTGAGGCCACAGAATCCACACACATCCTTCCCGCTTTGCTGGACAACATGTTATTTATCATCACAGAgatcaaaataatggtgatccTCTTGCAATGCTGACTGCATTTCCTGCCAGCTGCAAGAGCATATTCCGGCACCAGACAATCTTTGACTAAACCCCCTACTTTTTCCCTCCGTAGGATTCATAAAAATTCgacttcatttttgtctttctttgcaAGCCGCACCAAAATGAActgttgtgtgtatgtttgctgTGTGTATACATGGatctttttttattactttaaattagAACAGTATATAATGCTACATCTGAAGGAGGAAATGAGTTTCAAATGTCACTGATCCAGGTCTAATAGGTTATATTCCCTGAGTTGGCCTCTGATGGGTGTAATATTTTGTATCAGGAATGAATGTCTGCGATTTTTATGGCCGCTTCTTATCCACTGTTCAGTGATATCATAGGCCAAGGGTGCCACTTCCCCTTTGCATTCCAAAGTGTTGgtgttatttcctgtttttgtagCCATGGATGCCTTCGCCCAAATTGTTCCCACCTCCTTATTACTTTACTTTTTACCTCAAGAGCTCTAGttaggtgttttgtttttcgttgaATTATGTGAGGCTCAATGAAATTAGAGCGAAGTGCGTTGTTGAACGCTGAAGAGAATGAAGCCTTTGTTTACACACAAACCATTCGACACATGctcgtttttgtttgtgtgtcagtgTCATCTGCCAACAGGGACATCtggtttgaaatgcaaatggaTGCTCGAAGGCCACAGAGAGCGGGGCGCAAATATACACACCAGAGACAGAcataaacacagagaaaaccacCACTTCTTGATGAATTACCTCGAAGCTTGACCTGTTTGTTTTAGCTAATTTGTgacaatgcatttattttacttttcatgTCTGAATGCCAAGGTTATGTTAGCAAAGCGGCTCACTTGCTCTTGTTTGTTCACCTCGAATCTTTGCTCTGTGTTATGCAGGAAGCCGGCAGATCTGCAGAATCTTGCCCCGGGGACACATCCTCCCTTCGTCACCTTCAATGGCGAGGTCAAAACAGATGTCAACAAGATCGAGGAGTTTCTTGAGGACGTCCTCTGCCCGCCCAAGTGAGCATTCTCTCACCTCCGTGGCAGCAGTGCCTATGACTTTGTCGATGGACTCTCTGTGCCATCATTGCCAAACACACTTCAACCACTCGTTTCCATATATTTTATGTGCAGGTACATCAAACTTGGCGCAAGACACCCGGAGTCAAACACAGCCGGTATGGATATCTTTGCCAAGTTTTCGGCCTTCATTAAGAACTCAAAACCAGATGCAAATGAAGGTAGGAATCTCCTTTGCCACATACAAATGGTGGAACTGTAACACTTACTCACGTATTCAAGTATTTTCTGTTTCTCTGATATTAAATCGCAATCGTCACAGCCAATCTGCCCTAAAAATCACTGAACTTAAACCTGATTGTCCCCCCTTTCTCTCCCCCGCTGCTATCATACATCACAAAGCCAGCTGTACATGTCCacacattttaagataagagatcctttatttgtcccacactggggaaatttacaattttttgcGTGGGCTAATAAGTAAATCATCCAGTCTTGGAGACTTGGAGTTGCTCTGCAACATGATTTCTCTGACCTGATTGGTGGCTTTCATAACCCCAAACAACACCTCAGTTTTTCTTCTGCTTACTCCACAtgcccttcacctcctcatcctTTAGGACATGATGgaagaaaaacatccatccatccattatctaaacCGCTTATCCTTGGAACTATTGTTCGACCCTCATTAGCAATTCATCCACACAGGAACAGTCTGAGAAATGTTGTCAATAACATAGCATCaattaatttttgaaaaatactcAGTCTATTTTGCCTAAAATGTTCTCCTGCATGCCGCGAAAACATTTTCCCATCGTCACAAAATGCCATGATCCTGTGGCATTTTGTACTTATCTCTTCTCCATCATGGGAAAATATTGAGCCACAAACTTAAAGcttgtgaaaataaacagtGTGGATCTGAATGTCGTGCATTGTTGACAAATGCCCTATAATATACATGTAGTCGTGTTGAACAGTGGTGCGAACAACATTGATATCACATTTTCCAGTGTTACCATTAATTGACTGAAACAAATACaggaacaatcttttttttccatgttgtcTGTACATGGACATTATTGCCActgaactgaaaaaaagaagTCTAATATGCCACTGCAATGAATCTTGTACATACAAagtatagctagctagctagaaagAGCGCGCAACAATGATCAGGTTTTTACAGGTCATTGTTTGTATGTTGATGAAATACTACTCGCATGTGCAATGTGTCAAACCCCTAGCCAAGACTGAACatgaattccatccatccatctttcatTAACCCCTCAACATTTCTTGTGGTTCTGTGTAGCACTGGAGCGCGGGCTTCTGAAAACACTGCAGAAGCTGGATGAATATCTTCTCTCACCTTTGCCTGATGAGATTGATCACAACAGCATCGAGGACGTCAAGGTTTCCAACCGCAAATTCTTGGACGGAGAAGAAATGACCCTGGCCGACTGCAACTTGCTGCCAAAGCTGCATATTGTTAAGGTGCCGCTGCATTAAATAGCTTATCAAGGAGTTCACCAAAGGTCACTTTTTTATCACCTGAAGTTTCACTATTAGTGGAACTCCGTCTCTCAAAGGAAAAATCGACAGAGGAAAAACGGAATGACACCAAATAGGTTTGATTACATAATAGGCATCTTATCACTCTGTCTTGCACTTCTGAGGTTTGGATCTCGGTTCAGGCATTGGTGGGTgcagtgtgcgtatgtgtgcgtgttctctgggtactccgaccTCTTACTGCTTGgcacaaacatgcacattagGTTAACTAAAATGTCCTGGTTACAGTTCTATATGaacagcaaatggatggatccCTGTTGAGATTACTTGTTCATTGTGATGTCAACCTCTGCTTGGGTACTGTTCCTTCAGGTGGTGGCCAAGAAATACCGAGGTTTTGACATCCCCAAGGAGATGACGGCCATCTGGAAGTACCTGAACAACGCCTACACGCGTGAAGAGTTCACCAACACATGCCCCAGCGACAAGGAAATTGAGATTGCATATGCAGATGTAGCCAAGAGGCTTGTCAAATAAGCTCACCTGTTTCGAACCCTCCTCTCCCCCCCGGTACGGCTACACGCCCACACAGCACATGGACTGGAGTGCTAACACATGAGAAGGAAAACTACACCTCTTTCCCCCTATTCGTCACATGCGAAGAGTTCATTCAGCATACGTCTTTGTTAAATATGAattgtttttgggttttgtttgctttgctgaTGAAGTGTGAGGCACGACCACTGTAAAGCAGCATTATCAGTACTTGTCAAAG
This sequence is a window from Hippocampus zosterae strain Florida chromosome 14, ASM2543408v3, whole genome shotgun sequence. Protein-coding genes within it:
- the clic4 gene encoding chloride intracellular channel protein 4, giving the protein MSLSVPQNGVKADNEPVIELFVKAGSDGESIGNCPFSQRLFMILWLKGVVFNVTTVDLKRKPADLQNLAPGTHPPFVTFNGEVKTDVNKIEEFLEDVLCPPKYIKLGARHPESNTAGMDIFAKFSAFIKNSKPDANEALERGLLKTLQKLDEYLLSPLPDEIDHNSIEDVKVSNRKFLDGEEMTLADCNLLPKLHIVKVVAKKYRGFDIPKEMTAIWKYLNNAYTREEFTNTCPSDKEIEIAYADVAKRLVK